A single region of the Salipaludibacillus sp. LMS25 genome encodes:
- a CDS encoding iron ABC transporter permease, translated as MRHPAQVKKQRFIIIFFILLIIVTSMLSMGIGYATLSFDRLLPVLFGYGTFQEEFVLFSIRLPRMIVTFLAGMALALSGAILQGITRNDLADPGIIGINSGAGVAVAIFFLYFPIEAGTFIYMLPLAAFIGALVTAGAIYTFSYERQSALGLNPVRFILTGVGFSLALSGVMIVLVSSADRARVDFIATWLAGNIWGTDWPFIYALLPWLIILIPYSLFKASRLNLLGLGEATAIGRGVAVKREQITLLLTAVALAASAVSVTGGIAFVGLMAPHIARALVGPLHQRMIPLAILIGGWLLLLADTIGRNLTDPDGLPAGIVVSLIGTPYFVYLLLKK; from the coding sequence ATGAGACATCCTGCACAAGTTAAAAAACAACGCTTTATTATAATCTTTTTTATATTATTAATTATAGTAACGAGCATGCTCAGTATGGGGATTGGTTACGCCACATTATCATTTGACAGACTCCTGCCTGTCTTATTTGGTTATGGGACATTTCAAGAAGAGTTCGTTTTATTTTCTATTCGATTACCGCGTATGATTGTCACCTTTTTAGCTGGTATGGCTTTGGCGTTGTCAGGGGCCATTCTTCAGGGAATTACACGTAATGATTTAGCAGACCCTGGTATTATTGGGATCAACTCAGGTGCAGGCGTAGCCGTGGCCATTTTCTTTCTTTATTTCCCGATTGAAGCAGGCACCTTTATTTATATGCTACCACTAGCGGCGTTCATTGGGGCTTTAGTGACGGCTGGGGCGATTTACACGTTTTCCTACGAACGCCAATCCGCTCTAGGCTTGAACCCCGTTCGCTTTATTTTAACAGGAGTCGGATTTTCATTAGCCTTGTCAGGGGTGATGATCGTTCTCGTCTCGTCAGCGGACAGAGCACGAGTGGACTTCATTGCCACCTGGCTGGCCGGTAATATATGGGGGACGGATTGGCCATTTATTTATGCGCTACTCCCATGGCTAATCATTCTCATTCCTTATAGCCTTTTCAAAGCGAGTCGTTTAAACCTTCTCGGACTAGGTGAAGCGACAGCTATCGGTCGCGGTGTGGCAGTAAAACGGGAGCAGATCACGCTATTATTAACAGCGGTCGCACTGGCCGCCTCCGCTGTTTCAGTTACTGGCGGTATCGCCTTTGTAGGATTGATGGCACCCCATATTGCCCGAGCTCTCGTCGGCCCTCTCCACCAACGAATGATCCCCCTTGCTATTTTAATTGGGGGTTGGCTCTTACTCCTTGCCGATACGATCGGAAGAAATTTGACCGATCCAGATGGATTGCCTGCAGGAATTGTCGTATCCCTTATCGGGACGCCGTATTTCGTCTACTTACTATTGAAAAAATAA
- a CDS encoding iron ABC transporter permease: MSKTIPTRLSFPIIFIIGCVILGSMFSLSLMLGAAQVPMRDVWLTLMTNESGDSLTMIREIRLPRVVAAIIVGAALSVAGAIMQGMTRNPLADPGLLGLTAGANAALAVTIALISTSYVGIMIACFIGAAVGAGLVFGIGRVKRGGMSPFRLVLAGAAVSAFLHAIAEGIGLSFKISREVSLWTSGGLLGSSWGQLQIVVPVILGGLLMAVFLSRQVTILSLNDDVATGLGQKTELIKALLFIVIILLTGAAVALAGNLAFLGLMVPHIVRSFVSTDYRFIIPMSAIIGATFMLLADTLARTISAPYEAPVAAILAIIGLPFFLWVVRKGGKGF; this comes from the coding sequence ATGTCTAAAACGATACCAACACGATTATCCTTCCCTATTATCTTTATTATCGGATGTGTCATCCTTGGTAGTATGTTTTCCTTATCTTTAATGCTCGGTGCTGCTCAAGTGCCTATGCGTGACGTTTGGCTCACCTTAATGACGAACGAATCGGGGGATTCCCTCACCATGATCAGGGAAATTCGTCTTCCCCGTGTAGTGGCCGCTATCATTGTTGGAGCTGCCTTGTCAGTAGCTGGTGCTATCATGCAAGGCATGACAAGAAACCCATTAGCCGATCCAGGGCTACTTGGTTTAACAGCTGGCGCCAACGCCGCCTTAGCTGTTACAATCGCACTCATTTCAACGAGCTATGTCGGTATCATGATAGCATGCTTTATTGGGGCAGCAGTTGGCGCTGGACTCGTATTTGGCATTGGTCGTGTTAAACGAGGGGGCATGTCCCCTTTTAGACTCGTCCTTGCCGGGGCAGCTGTCTCCGCTTTTTTGCACGCGATCGCAGAAGGCATCGGTCTTAGTTTTAAGATATCACGCGAAGTCTCACTATGGACATCCGGTGGGTTGCTCGGTTCAAGCTGGGGACAGCTTCAAATCGTTGTGCCTGTTATTTTAGGCGGCCTGTTAATGGCTGTTTTCCTATCAAGACAAGTGACGATTTTAAGCTTAAATGATGATGTGGCTACAGGGCTTGGTCAAAAAACGGAACTAATTAAAGCGTTACTCTTTATCGTGATCATCCTTTTAACTGGGGCAGCTGTTGCTTTAGCTGGTAATCTGGCCTTTCTCGGCTTGATGGTACCCCATATTGTCCGTTCATTCGTTAGCACAGATTATCGGTTTATTATCCCGATGTCAGCCATTATCGGAGCCACCTTTATGCTCTTAGCCGATACGCTTGCTAGAACGATAAGTGCCCCTTATGAGGCCCCTGTAGCGGCTATCTTAGCTATTATCGGCCTGCCCTTCTTTTTATGGGTCGTTAGAAAAGGAGGGAAAGGATTTTAA
- a CDS encoding iron-hydroxamate ABC transporter substrate-binding protein: MKKMFIPFALSLLILNACGAGENSDGEENLSNNTSHSPENNSETITYESESGPVEVPADPERVAVLSTFTGNVMALDVNVVGVDDWSKGSPLFEEKLEGVETVSDESLEKLIELEPDLIIGLNNINNVDRLEEIAPTVTFTYGGVDYLTQHIEIGKLLNKEEEAQAWVDDFEKRAEEAGEAIKAHIGEDATVSVFENFNKQLYVFGDNWGRGTEILYQAMELEMPEKVEEMALEEGYYALSPEVLPDFAGDYMIFSKDDDMDNSFTETETYQNIPAVQNDQVFEANAKAIYFNDPISLDYQLEFFQDHFLDY, translated from the coding sequence ATGAAAAAAATGTTCATTCCATTCGCACTGTCGCTGCTCATTCTTAATGCATGTGGTGCTGGGGAAAATTCCGACGGTGAAGAAAATTTGAGCAACAACACGAGTCACTCACCTGAAAATAACAGTGAAACGATAACGTATGAATCGGAAAGCGGTCCTGTAGAGGTACCTGCTGATCCAGAGCGTGTTGCTGTTCTATCCACATTTACCGGAAATGTTATGGCATTAGATGTTAATGTAGTCGGGGTCGATGATTGGTCAAAAGGCAGTCCCCTCTTTGAAGAAAAACTGGAAGGTGTAGAAACAGTGAGTGATGAAAGTCTTGAAAAGCTCATTGAACTAGAGCCAGACTTAATTATAGGACTTAATAATATTAATAATGTGGATAGATTGGAAGAAATCGCACCCACCGTGACGTTTACTTACGGAGGTGTCGATTATTTAACCCAGCATATCGAGATTGGAAAATTGCTGAACAAAGAAGAAGAAGCACAAGCATGGGTCGATGACTTCGAAAAAAGAGCTGAGGAAGCTGGAGAAGCCATTAAAGCTCACATCGGTGAGGACGCAACCGTGTCTGTTTTTGAAAACTTTAATAAACAACTGTATGTTTTCGGCGATAATTGGGGCCGAGGGACAGAAATTCTTTATCAAGCGATGGAACTTGAGATGCCAGAAAAAGTTGAGGAGATGGCACTGGAAGAAGGCTATTACGCCCTCTCACCTGAAGTCCTACCTGATTTTGCAGGTGACTACATGATTTTCAGTAAAGATGACGATATGGATAACTCTTTTACAGAAACAGAAACGTATCAAAACATCCCTGCCGTCCAAAACGATCAAGTGTTTGAAGCTAATGCTAAAGCGATCTACTTCAATGATCCAATCTCACTCGATTATCAGTTGGAATTTTTCCAAGACCATTTTTTGGATTACTAA